A region of the bacterium genome:
CCGTATGGGGAGGGAAAGTATCTCATCTGCGGAGAAGAAGCGAATCTCACCCGGCATCCCGCCCCAGTCGCATGCATCGATGAGAAGTATGCGGTCGGGCTTTTCCTTCTCTACGAGACCGAGCGCGTTCTCAGGAACCTCCCCCCCGTCGACAAAAATCCAGTTTGAGGGAATGGTTGAGGATTCGAGGAGACGGTCTATTGCCAGAGGACCGAACGCGTCGTCGCCGCGCAGCCGGTTGCCGACACCTATTAGAAGGACCCCTTCTTCAGACATTTGCGGTATACTCATCTAGTATTCTGGCAAGCTTTCTTGCGTGGGCGCGGCGCTCGAAACGGGCAATTACTTCGCGCTGAGGATTGTAGGGAAAAACACCCTCAAGCAATAGCTTTAATGCACGGAAAACACCT
Encoded here:
- a CDS encoding hydrogenase maturation protease — encoded protein: MSEEGVLLIGVGNRLRGDDAFGPLAIDRLLESSTIPSNWIFVDGGEVPENALGLVEKEKPDRILLIDACDWGGMPGEIRFFSADEILSLPIRTISTHGVPLSFWVKMTQVEHPSVLIELLGVQAASLEFNASLTPPVQAALEHIEDIIKKHLS